In Chelonoidis abingdonii isolate Lonesome George chromosome 9, CheloAbing_2.0, whole genome shotgun sequence, the genomic window TTTCCTGGACGCCGCTGAACACTTCCGGAAGACCTGGCTGCTCTTTCTGCGAGCATTCTCCCTCACCTCCATGACCTGAGCAGACTTTGCAGCTTACAGAGGGGAAgacaaagacagaaagaaaaaccaTTAAGGCTTCTCATGCACCAGAATTCCATTCTCTGGGGCTACATGGATAATGGAGAGATTAGTATTCCTGCTCCCTTTTTTCAGGCATGGTTTCTCATCCTGATCCCTCATGTAAGTCTGCCTCTCATACCTGCCTGCATGAGCTTCAGCTGTTTCTGTCTCTCCTCGTCCATCTTCTTCTTGTAATCTCCAAAGATGGCTCGCATGACCTGACACTTCTTTGCCAGCACGGCCTTGTCACTGCGTAGTGTCTTGACGGCACGAAGAGCTTCTTCAGCTGAATCATTGGAAAGGAGAGTCATGCAAACACAGAATATAAATCTTTCCTTTTGCTCTTTCCCTGCACCACtgcttctgcctcccctcccttctaacaAGACACTCTCTGGCTTACTCACCCTGTTTTGGAGTGGATTTGTGTGTCTTCAGGCCAAGTTCCAGCTGTTCCACACACCAGTCCACTTCCCTCCACAGCTGTTTATCTGACTGCTACATAAAACAGAACACATCAAAGGGAGGAAACTAAATTGTCCAAAAACTAAAACAGCATCTGTTAGTCAGCAAGGAAAATCAAGTATCTACAGATTTAGGAGTTGCATGTTCATGTTTTCACTCCCTCAGAGCTGGCTTCACTTCATATTCTTGATGCCACTTTATGTTCAGCACCTTCCACCTGATTATCTCAAGCCTTTGCACAAACAGTACTGAAGCCTCCCAACACCTGTATGTGGAAGGTTTGCTTGCCTATGTTTGTCCAACACTGTGGGAGCCTTTGGTCTGACAGCAGttatacaaacataaaataagtcATTTTCCAGCAGGGAAAACTAAggaagagaggtgaagtgaccttCACAGGTTGCACAGTGAGTGAGTGACAAAATCCAGAGGAGAATCTGGTGTTCTGTCTCCCATTCCTCTGCCTTCCCAGGGATGTGCAAGTTAGCTAGTTAATGTCTGTGAAAATGGAAGGAGCTATCTAAGCACTAAGTGTAATCCAGCATAGCCAACGGACTGGACACTGGCAGAGAGAGTAGCAGAGTTGCCTCCTAGAATTGAAGTAGCATCATTTTCTAGATCTAACAGTGTTGTAACTGTTACACATTCATGAGAACCCCCAAGCTCTTATCACCTCTATGTTCCAGCTACTTAACCACAACTTCTTTCCAACAGGCTTTCAGTCTCCTTCCAAGCCTCTTATGTCATGGTTACCTAGGAAAGCTACCCCCAGTGCCTTATATACAGTGCCCACCTGAGGTATGGATGCCTCAGGAGACAGGTAAAGGGCTGTGGGGCTTTTCATCTCAGGCTGGTCTGGTCTAGGGTAGTAGTTGCTGAGATTCATCTTCTGAGGCGAGTTTGTGGGTCTCActccagttcctaatgaacagTTGTCCACACCGCACAAACCACTCAGTTGTCTGTCTCAGAGAGGCCAATAACAGAATGGCCAGAGActgaaccccactcccctccacacacacactcttggaGGGGGGGCTCTCaaggtcagggttgaggcacagCAGCTGGGTGGTGAAGGAAGCTCTTATGGCTGCTTCCTGTGTTGCAGCCTTCACATTCTAGTGTTGCTGGTCTGGGACCATTCAGGAGACTTAaattcactgacattttaaagaaaaacataacaGACTATAGACTTCAGCGCAGCATTAGTAGATGGTAAGGTGTACTTTAATGATCTCTTAATACATGACTCAGAGCAGTTGGTGCCTTCAACCTCTTTCTGTGCCATTATAAACCTATAGACAGGGACTGAGATACAGGAGGTCTTCTgagctctgttcctggctctgcaacaGTCTTGATCTTGGTCAAGTCAGTTAACCTCTCTGCATCTCAATTTCACCATTTGCACAATGGGGATAATATCTACCAGCCAGGGATGCTGCACGGTCTAAATCATTACATGCCTGCAAAGTGCTTGCAGACTCTCAGACACAGTTCTAGGGAAGGACAAAGTAACATCAACTTGAGCCACCTAGTCCACTCCCACTTATTTGGTTTCTCGTCACAGTGAAACCCTAATGAGATAAGCAGCAATAAATGGCTATTCATTTCCAGCCTGTGCTACCGCACAGATTTAGAAACCTCACACATACATTAACTTTCCCTTCCAAGGAAACTATGGAGCCTTAACAGTGAGGTTATGTTTATTAGCCAGAAATTAATTCACATACCTGCGTGGTCTTTTCTGTGTCTTCACACTCACTGGCTCCCACCTTCACCTTCTTGCTGACCTCAGCTTCTGCCATCTCCTTCTTACTACTTgatgatttctttttcttcttcttcttcttcttgggTGCTCCAACTGCTGCTGTCTTCTCTGTCTTAACCTCATCTTCAGCAGCAATCTCTGGTTTTGGGATCTCTAAAATGAGAGCCTCTCTCCCTAATCCTCCACCCACACAGCCCACAACCTCAGGCATGTTAGCCTCCAACAGGGTTGAATGCGTCATCAGCCCTGCAGATGACAAGCCATCTGATGTCACATTTTCTGCTACACTCTCCGTTCTTTGGCCTGTAACAACAGATGGCATCAGGGAGCCATCTTTATCTGGGATGACAAAATTGAAAGCAAACTTGGGCTGTTGTCCAGGGGTGGAAAAGTTCAACACTCCACTCAAATCTTCTAGTTCTGAGGGCCTCTGTTCAGAGCCACCTACCCCCTGGACCTCTTCCATAGTTCCATTGGTTGCTTGTGGATCCATCTCAGGAAGTGCAAAGTCAAATCGGAAGCTATTATCAGATGGTGTGAACCAATTTGTGGTTGACTCGGAGGTCTGTCCAGATCGCTTCCTATACACCACGCTCCCTGAAACCTGCACATTCCCTTGCTGTATTTGTGCTTTCCCAGGTTTCATggaaagagaaaagaggaagaTTTGTGTTTCTATTAATTCTCTGATTTGTTACCATGTTGGCGCCACATTTAGAACAATTCACTTCTATAAGGGACACCCAACCCATGTGTATGTAGAATGCTATTGTATTTTGGTACCAGCAAGGGACTGGGGGCAAAATACCCAGTGCAGTATTTCCATATGGGACTGCCTGACATGCAGAGGGAATGGAGGACTCGCTTCTATTTATTTAGGCTTTGtgcaccaccatcacaccaatcTCACACACATAGATCCAGAATGGATTCTTGAAGGAGCTCCATCTTCTGCTATTTCATCCTGCTTAGTGCCATGTTAGGCCTTACTCTAGCTGTCACTAGTAGAGCTTCCAAAACTATGAACTTCTCATTAACACTGGACCCCACTCCACAGCGATTAATGAAGTTCAGACAGATACAGCCTTTACTTCACCCTTAAAACCCCCTTCAGTCCTGGGATTAGATATGCTTATAAGCCCTTCGATTTTAATGGCTTCTGGCTGGGAAAGAAGGTTTATTTCTCTTGGGAATGACTGAGCAAGAAGCCTCAAGAAAGGCCATTTGCTAATACCTGGACACCACATCAGAGGAAAACAAATGGTTCTGTAGACTCCAGGGATTGCCCCAGCCTCACCTGATTTTTCTGTCCTCTTCTGCTCCTCAGCCATCTTCAGTCAGTAATCCTCAAACACACGGTTCATCACCTGCCGCTTCTTCAGAAAGGCAGCCTTGCAGGAGCACAGGACTTTGAGGATGTGCTGTGTCTCCTCTGCTGCATTTGAGAAACCAACCGACACAAAGACAAGAAATGGGATCACGGGGAGTCCTATGAACCATAGTCAGGGAGGGAAACAATGGTGCGTCTTCCCTTTGCCAGGTACTCGGATCAGAGAAAAGTCTCAAAGCGGTAGTACTACAGATATGTCCCAATCGCTATTCTttggctactaggatgatccgaggaatggaaaacctgccttatgaaaggagactcaaagagcttggcttgtttagcctaaccaaaagaagactccagggggatatgcttgctctatataaatatatcagggggattaacgttaaggagggagaggaattatttaagcttagtactaatgtagacacaaggacgaatgggtacaaactggacactaggaagttcaggcttgaaattagacgaaggtttctaaccattagaggagtgaagttctggaacagccttccgaggggagtagtgggggcaaaagacatatctggctttaagactaagcttgataagtttatggaagggatgatatgataggatagtttaattttggcaattgtccttggattatcagcagataagtctgctcaatggtgtgcgatgggatgttggatgggatgggatcagagttactgcagagaattctttcctgactgctggctggggagccttgcccacatgctcagggtttacctgatcgccatatttggggtcgggaaggaattttcctccagggcagattggcagaggctctggtggtttttcgccttcccctgcagcgtggggcatgggtcacttgctggtggattctctgcttggggtcttcaaaccacaatttgaagacttcaataactcggacataggttaggggtttttatagaagtggatgggtagggttctgtggcctgctttgtgcaggaggtcagactagatgatcatgttggtcccttctgacctatgagtctatgaggactGGAATGGCTACTGGTTGGGACACTGGATATTTACATCACATACAGAATTAGTCCCTTATCAGTGGTTCAGAGATAGGGATTTCTACAAATGGATGCAATACCATGTAATGCTTTTTGGGGGAGCACTCTTTTGTACTTTGTGGAAGTTGAAAAAAGCGCAGACAtcttagcctgactcttgctcttccTGGAAGACTAACTCTTCTATTTAATAACACGAGACTTTAATACAAGGCCTGGGCAAGTGGAAAAAACTGTGAGAAGTTATTTTGACCTTGTATTAGATAAGAATGGAACGTAGACTGTAGCAGAAAATTGCTGAGAAAAGAAAGATATTATGAAAGAATATGTATAAACAAGATGTGGTTGTTgatcattattgtctgtaacaaaaaggtataaatgcttgccctAATTATTTATCTATCCGAGACCTGCCTTTGGAGGGGGTATCCCTGACCTTGTGTACGCTCCTGTGCATATTGCAATTGCTCATAATAAAGCTGCCTCTGGCTTGTTGCTTTAAACTCAGAGTGAGGATTTCGTTTTCCTCCATAGCTGCTTATTATTGCATACATCTTTCTATAGTATCTGTCCCCATAGTAGGTGGGCATTGaatacagcaggggttctcaaacttcactgcatcatgccccccttctgacaacaaaaattactttacAACCTCAGGAGGAGGACCAAAGCCGGGGTCCGCTCAAGCCCCACCGCTCCAGGCagaggggccaaagctgaagctcaagggcttcagccccaggcagggtgCCTGTAatctgagtcctgctgcccagggctgaagccctgggactttggcttcagccccagactcCAGCAAACCAACCCTGGCGACTTCATTCAAAGGGGGTtgggacccactttggggtcccaacccacagtttgagaactgctggactgCAGGATACTTGTATGACCAATAGCATATGAAAAACTGCTCTAATATATAAAtgatcaaatctcatgcttctgCATAAACCAATGGCTGCAgtgttcaggaaggaattttgtaTCCTCATGTGCACCATGACATAGTCAGCCAGATGCCTTACAAGGGAAGTTTCATTTTCCTTTGGACCACTAAGTAGTGGTAACTGCTGGAGGCAGAATACTGGGCCCGGTGGATCAACAGGTATGAGCTCTTAAAACGTTCCTGAATATACCTGAAGCCAGTATTTTAATGGGCAGTAAAGTTTCTCTTTTAAGTTATTTCATCTTTTTCCAGGGACAATGAGGAacatgcttaaaaaaataaagctacaAGCATTTAAGAGGCATCTCTATTGATactatgcagcagcagtcacttGAGATTGTGAGATTATACCACAGATAAAGTATCAGATACAGAATGTGAGTAATCAAAGCACTGAGGGGGGTGAAACCACCTTCTGAGCTGCAAAGCACTGTAGGAAGCCTGAAGTAGCTGAGCAATATGTAAGTGGAAGGGCATAACtaaggggaaagagaggaatgAGGCATATGGGCTAAAAGGAAAATGAGGAGAGAAGAAACAATGCATAAGGAAGGAGACAGTCCAGGTCACAAGTTTAAGAGCGGATAGGCAGATGAAGTTCAAAGTAGAACAGatgtaatgaaacattttgtaCTTATTTAACATTTAGAATGAATTCCGATTATAATTCAATAGACAGAGAAATTAGAAAGGCTTCTGAGTGAACTGAACCAGCACTGAGTTTAGATTTTAACTAGAAATCTTGGGGGAGGCAACATACCTTGTTTTGGGGTTGGGTTGAGACGAAGGAAGCCTGTTTCCAGCTGCAAAATACATCACTCCAGCTCATCTTGGAATGTTCCTTGGGGAGTCTGAGATATTGGGAAGTGCACAGATGAGACAATGTTTATTTTGAAAGTGTGGATTTGTACATATACCAACCCCACACCCATGTAGCTAACACCAGAAAAAGGTTGTTCTAAAATTCTCTGGCCTGAGCTACgataagatgatcacaatggttgcttttggccttaaattctatgaatgcTTTGCAGCTGATGTGGAACAATGAAGAATAAAAGTACTATGGGCCCTGTATTAATCCAGGCTCAGAGTGAGAGTGGTGGTGGTTTTATGGTTAAATTGTTAAAAGCCTATTGAATGAAGCCCCTGTACCACAGAAATTAGTGACAGAAAAGATGTGTCCACTGTCTGTCATCCTGTCCATTTCTATGGAGTCAGGATTTTCCCCTATAGGATTTTTCTAGTTTGATGCAGTGTCTAATTTAAAGGTCCTATGTGATGGGTTCCCACCAATCCTCTTTGCAAAACAGTCTCCAGTCTAACAGATGTCTCAGTCAGGAAATTATCTCCCTTGTATAACTTATACCCCATCCCCAACCACTCTCGCTTGGTTGcattaaatatattgtatttatGTTACAATAGAAAGAGCAAAGTGTATCAAAcagataattaaatatatttgaatgtaCATAATTGAGTTACATTGAACAAACAGAAGACTCACTAAACCCAAAAGATtagggctaagattttcaaaactgactaatAATTTTTGGGGGCCCAACTTGCAATACCTCAACGGGGCGTGAATTCAAGATGGCAGGTGCTCATCATTTTCAGAAAATCACACTTCTttaaggcatctcaaattgggctcccaaaaatcactagtcagtttTAAAAACTTTGACCTGGATTCTTTTTCATTACTACTACAAAAGTGGTAGACCTTAGGATTGATTGACTGTAGATGATCTCCAAGACTTCTTTTACTCCTCAAGAATATACCACaggaaaaagttaaaatgaaGATAGTTTGTGTAGGTTTAAAGATGACAATTTTAAAGAGGAGTTTAAAAGGGACCAATATAATTTCTAATTTTTTGAAGAATTAAAGTTAGGGTTTCATTTTGCAATCGCATATACTTGAGGATTTTTTACCTGAATGTAATACTGTTAGCAAAGTGCTGTACTCTGAACAATATGTTCCATTGCATTTATCACTACAAAAATATGAAAGCTTAAAAAAAGCCATTACAAATATTAACAGATGGACATATGGTCAGCCTGTGGATATGTGGAGAATTGCAGCGAGCTTTAAGGAGGAGAAACAATGCATGGCAACCTCTGCACTGGGCCGCAGGAAGACGCCTTGAAAAAATCAGGAGAGGTGGCAGTTTTAATTGTACCAATCAACTTGAGTGCAGAAGGCAGAGAAGAGCACACTGAGTTTTTACCTCTTCCATGAGGAAAGCTGGTCTTGCTGATGAGCAGCTCTGGAATCCTCCTACATCTCTCCTGTTACCTAGAATCACATGACAGTAAGTGAGCTTTTGCTTCCTTTATATCATAGGAAGGAATGAAGAAATCCAgtggcagcaggaggcagtgatGGAAGCACCCCTCAGAGTACTTCAAAGTAACATTTCAGGAGTGGGAAAGAAGTAAAACCATTCTATCTAGCTGCTCGTTTCAGAAAGCTCCCTATTGTGGAGGATTTCTAAGGGTGGGAGGCAAGAATGGAATCAAAACTAAGATGGCTACTTTCAATTGGTGCTCCATCTCTGACAGACTCCAACTTCTTCAGCAACCAATCACTGATGTCATTAGGGGAGGCTGCAGAATGCAAgtgattgtttctgtcttttAATGATTGGCTGCGCACCTAACATGGCCAACCAGAGATTTAGCAGCCAGAGCTGCCAGTGTCTCTTTTTTTTACCGgatgttctggtcaaaaaccagacacctggcaaccgtATGGTCACGACTAAGGGTCAAGGCCCAACAGAATAAAGGATGCTGCCAGTGACTATTGACCCAAGCCACCATCACGATTTAATTATGTCTAGTGCAATAATGTGTCCTACCAAACTCTAAGATCTTGCACATTTCTTTATTAACAGATCACACTGGAGCCACGGTCACGGAGTGTGAGAGagtcagggtcctgcaccccccacttcttGTGTCACAAGGCCCtacacccccagcttcctgcgattcaGCACGACTCCCAGCCactaaagcagaaggtttatttagatgacaggaacacagtccaagacaggtcttgcaggcacagacaacaggatcctccccaattagggccatcttggggtcccaggggcacCACAGCCCCACTGGGGAATAAGAGCCCCATCTGCGcttccctccatttcccagccacctcctgaaaaactccctctctccccccagcatctcctcttccaccctttgttcaacttcccaggcaaag contains:
- the C9H8orf33 gene encoding UPF0488 protein C8orf33 homolog; this translates as MAEEQKRTEKSAQIQQGNVQVSGSVVYRKRSGQTSESTTNWFTPSDNSFRFDFALPEMDPQATNGTMEEVQGVGGSEQRPSELEDLSGVLNFSTPGQQPKFAFNFVIPDKDGSLMPSVVTGQRTESVAENVTSDGLSSAGLMTHSTLLEANMPEVVGCVGGGLGREALILEIPKPEIAAEDEVKTEKTAAVGAPKKKKKKKKKSSSSKKEMAEAEVSKKVKVGASECEDTEKTTQQSDKQLWREVDWCVEQLELGLKTHKSTPKQAEEALRAVKTLRSDKAVLAKKCQVMRAIFGDYKKKMDEERQKQLKLMQAAAKSAQVMEVRENARRKSSQVFRKCSAASRKSPSSAGSPSHLPSHPESPQASGTNSFMFPTSQEEFCFNFF